A window of the Mesorhizobium opportunistum WSM2075 genome harbors these coding sequences:
- a CDS encoding MFS transporter, with amino-acid sequence MSAIVDCADQQPAQILKDRAAGPAGRVFGPGHRWKVLGIGVAANASFSATFSGIPATAVVLRQGYHLSNAQLGVALGLLGLGVALSELPWGLLTDRWGDRRVLLIGLGATAAWLFAMAMLVVPTRAGIPDVTLLSASLLFAGLLGGSVNGSSGRAIMAWFRESERGFAMSIRQTAVPLGGGLGALVLPSLALAFGFAAVFGLLAAASALSALFAWRWLHEPPTMDAGHISSSAGAGPAPLRNIEVWRIATAIGLLCFPQVAVLTFASVFLHDFARLGTAAISASLAAVQTGAMVMRVWSGRFTDRHDNRRQFLRSCSALSALAFLVLWVLVLASPAMPGGQSFLIAVLPLVLIVAGISVSAWHGVAYTELATLAGAGHVGTALSLANTFVFVGFFLVPVAIPGLLHLWSWSGVWLSAAICALIAWPIFLRQA; translated from the coding sequence ATGTCCGCCATCGTCGACTGCGCCGATCAACAGCCAGCACAAATCCTTAAAGACAGGGCCGCCGGTCCCGCGGGGAGGGTATTCGGTCCTGGCCATCGCTGGAAGGTTCTCGGCATCGGCGTCGCCGCGAATGCCAGTTTCTCGGCGACCTTCTCCGGCATACCTGCAACAGCCGTCGTGCTTCGCCAGGGCTATCACTTGAGCAATGCGCAACTCGGCGTGGCGCTCGGCCTTCTCGGGCTGGGCGTTGCACTCAGCGAGCTGCCATGGGGCCTGCTCACCGACCGCTGGGGCGATCGCCGCGTGCTTCTGATCGGGCTCGGCGCGACGGCGGCATGGTTGTTCGCCATGGCGATGCTCGTCGTGCCAACCAGGGCTGGCATCCCCGATGTCACGCTCCTGTCGGCGAGCCTGCTCTTCGCGGGACTGCTCGGCGGCAGCGTCAACGGTTCGAGCGGCCGCGCCATCATGGCCTGGTTCCGGGAAAGCGAACGCGGCTTTGCCATGAGCATAAGGCAGACGGCCGTGCCGCTTGGCGGCGGCCTCGGCGCACTGGTGCTGCCCTCGCTTGCCCTGGCGTTCGGCTTTGCCGCGGTGTTCGGGCTGCTCGCGGCGGCGTCCGCTCTCTCCGCCCTGTTCGCCTGGCGCTGGCTGCACGAGCCGCCGACAATGGATGCGGGCCACATCTCTTCATCGGCTGGGGCCGGACCGGCGCCATTGCGCAACATCGAGGTCTGGCGGATCGCCACCGCCATTGGCCTGCTCTGCTTCCCGCAGGTGGCGGTGCTCACATTCGCCTCGGTGTTCCTGCACGATTTCGCCAGGCTGGGAACGGCAGCGATCAGCGCCAGCCTCGCCGCGGTGCAGACCGGTGCCATGGTCATGCGCGTCTGGAGCGGCCGCTTCACCGACCGCCATGACAACCGCCGCCAGTTTCTGCGCTCATGCAGTGCGCTCAGCGCGCTTGCCTTCCTGGTGCTCTGGGTGCTGGTCCTAGCCAGCCCCGCCATGCCTGGCGGCCAATCCTTCCTGATCGCTGTCCTTCCCCTGGTGCTGATTGTCGCGGGCATCTCGGTTTCGGCCTGGCATGGCGTCGCCTACACCGAGCTTGCCACGCTGGCCGGCGCCGGCCATGTCGGAACCGCGCTCAGCCTTGCCAACACATTTGTTTTCGTCGGCTTCTTCCTGGTGCCGGTGGCCATTCCCGGGCTGCTGCATCTCTGGTCCTGGTCCGGCGTCTGGCTGTCGGCCGCCATCTGCGCGCTGATCGCCTGGCCGATCTTCCTGCGGCAAGCCTGA
- a CDS encoding LysR substrate-binding domain-containing protein, with amino-acid sequence MRRVTFDLDVLRSFVTGMELGSFAKAADRLGRSTSAVSAQLKKLEEQAATPIFRKSGRGLALTEAGETMLGYARRLLELNDEAAAAIHDVELEGWVRLGLQEDFGEAVLPEVLGRFARAHPKVKIEARIARSHELAERIMSGNLDIALAWHSGETLPYSQHVAEVQMRWIGPAKRIETSLRDGEPLPLVALEAPCLLRTVATETLDRAGLPWRMAFSSPSLGGIWAAVAAGLGLTIRTDIGLPASVSAMTPEIAGLPSLPKMALLLHRSDAEPEPVAARLGDILLEAARQALPKGVRGTEGLRAVA; translated from the coding sequence ATGCGACGCGTGACATTCGACCTCGACGTTCTCCGCAGTTTCGTCACCGGCATGGAGCTGGGCAGTTTCGCCAAGGCGGCCGACCGGCTTGGCCGCTCGACCTCGGCGGTCAGCGCCCAGTTGAAGAAACTGGAAGAGCAGGCGGCGACGCCGATCTTCCGCAAGTCGGGACGCGGCCTCGCCTTGACGGAGGCCGGCGAGACCATGCTCGGCTATGCGCGCCGGCTGCTCGAATTGAATGACGAAGCGGCTGCGGCTATCCACGACGTCGAACTGGAAGGCTGGGTGCGGCTCGGCCTGCAGGAGGATTTCGGCGAGGCGGTGCTGCCCGAAGTGCTCGGCCGCTTCGCCCGCGCCCACCCCAAAGTGAAGATCGAAGCCAGGATCGCACGCAGCCACGAGCTCGCCGAGAGGATCATGTCCGGCAATCTGGACATCGCGCTGGCCTGGCACAGCGGTGAGACGCTGCCTTACAGCCAGCACGTCGCCGAGGTTCAAATGCGCTGGATCGGTCCGGCAAAGCGCATCGAGACCAGCCTGCGCGACGGCGAGCCGCTGCCGCTGGTGGCGCTCGAAGCACCCTGCCTGTTGCGCACGGTGGCGACCGAAACGCTCGACCGTGCCGGCCTGCCTTGGCGCATGGCCTTCTCCAGCCCGAGCCTTGGCGGCATCTGGGCGGCGGTCGCCGCGGGGCTGGGGCTGACGATCCGCACCGATATCGGCCTGCCGGCCAGCGTCAGCGCGATGACGCCGGAGATCGCCGGGCTGCCGTCGCTGCCCAAGATGGCGCTGTTGCTGCATCGCAGCGATGCCGAGCCCGAGCCGGTGGCGGCCCGTCTCGGCGATATCCTGCTGGAGGCGGCGCGGCAGGCGCTGCCTAAGGGCGTGCGGGGGACTGAGGGGCTAAGGGCCGTTGCTTAG
- the der gene encoding ribosome biogenesis GTPase Der, protein MTFKVAIIGRPNVGKSTLFNRLVGRKLALVDDTPGVTRDRRVHAAKLYDLHFDVIDTAGFEDAAASTLPGRMRAQTEIAIHEADLIFFTIDAKSGLLPDDRTFAEIVRKSGKPVVLVANKAEAKGAQGGMLEAWELGLGEPIPVSAEHGQGMPDLRDAVIAALGEARAFGEDEEDDQEIATGEVLIGEDIADPDAEPAYDDTKPMRIAVVGRPNAGKSTLINALIGEERLLTGPEAGITRDSISVDWDWRGRRIKLFDTAGMRRKARIHEKLEVMSVQDGLRAIRFAEIVIIVLDATIPFEKQDLQIADLIIREGRAPVIAFNKWDLIDHPQELLAELREKTERLLPQARGIQAVPVSAETGRGLDKLMDAVLKTHKVWNSRVSTGKLNRWLEAILAHHPPPAVAGRRLKVKYVTQAKTRPPGFVVQCSRPDAMPQSYVRYLSNSLREAFDMPGVPIRIALRTSDNPFAGRAKKRG, encoded by the coding sequence ATGACCTTCAAAGTCGCCATCATCGGCAGACCTAACGTCGGCAAATCGACCCTTTTCAATCGGCTGGTGGGAAGGAAGCTGGCGCTTGTCGACGACACGCCGGGCGTCACCCGTGACCGTCGCGTCCATGCCGCCAAGCTCTACGACCTACATTTCGACGTCATCGATACCGCCGGCTTCGAGGACGCGGCTGCCTCGACATTGCCGGGCCGCATGCGCGCTCAGACCGAGATCGCCATCCACGAAGCCGACCTGATCTTCTTCACCATCGATGCCAAATCCGGCCTGTTGCCCGACGACAGGACTTTTGCCGAGATCGTGCGAAAATCCGGCAAGCCGGTCGTGCTGGTCGCCAACAAGGCCGAGGCCAAGGGTGCGCAGGGCGGCATGCTGGAGGCCTGGGAACTGGGTCTCGGCGAGCCGATCCCGGTTTCGGCCGAACACGGCCAGGGCATGCCCGATCTGCGCGATGCGGTGATCGCGGCACTTGGCGAGGCGCGCGCTTTCGGCGAGGACGAGGAAGACGACCAGGAGATCGCTACCGGCGAGGTGCTGATCGGCGAGGACATCGCCGATCCGGACGCCGAGCCTGCCTATGACGACACCAAGCCGATGCGCATCGCCGTCGTCGGCCGTCCGAACGCCGGCAAGTCGACGCTGATCAACGCGCTGATCGGCGAGGAGCGGCTTTTGACCGGACCGGAAGCCGGCATCACCCGTGATTCGATCTCGGTCGACTGGGATTGGCGCGGACGCCGGATAAAGCTGTTCGACACGGCCGGCATGCGCCGCAAGGCCAGGATTCACGAGAAGCTGGAAGTGATGTCGGTGCAGGACGGCTTGCGCGCCATCCGTTTCGCCGAGATCGTCATCATCGTGCTCGACGCCACCATTCCCTTCGAGAAGCAGGATCTGCAGATCGCCGACCTGATCATCCGCGAGGGCAGAGCGCCGGTGATCGCCTTCAACAAATGGGACCTGATCGATCATCCCCAGGAGCTCCTGGCGGAACTGCGCGAGAAGACCGAACGGCTGTTGCCGCAGGCGCGCGGCATCCAGGCCGTGCCGGTCTCGGCCGAGACCGGGCGCGGCCTCGACAAGCTGATGGATGCGGTGCTGAAGACGCACAAGGTGTGGAACAGCCGTGTTTCGACCGGCAAGCTCAACCGTTGGCTCGAAGCCATTCTGGCGCATCATCCGCCGCCTGCCGTCGCCGGACGCCGGCTGAAGGTCAAATATGTCACCCAGGCCAAGACACGTCCGCCGGGCTTCGTGGTCCAGTGTTCGCGGCCGGACGCGATGCCGCAATCCTACGTCCGCTATCTCTCCAACAGCCTGCGCGAAGCCTTCGACATGCCGGGCGTGCCGATCCGCATCGCGCTGCGCACCTCGGACAATCCATTCGCCGGCCGGGCCAAGAAACGCGGCTGA